The Hornefia porci genome contains the following window.
ACGGAGGTTTACACAATCTTTGGGATACTCCCGATTTAGAAGTATTGTTAAAGGAAACCAGACACGGTTGATTTACCGCTTACCCTTTTTCTTTGTATTGTCTTCTTATGATTACAACTCCTAGGAGAACAACCACGACATGCGGGATATATATTGCCAAATCTTTCCAACCCGTCATTCCCATAACAGCGATAAGGGAAACTAAAACAGCGAGAAAATATGGCACAATCAGTAAACATCGACCAACAATATTTCTAAATGCCATAAAATGCACCAACACCGCTAACCCCAGAAAATATGTTCCCCATGTCATTGGATTAATAGTAGCAAACATTCGCGTTAGTGGATGTGTATCCATATCTGCAACTCCAAACATCCAATAAAAGTACAACGCAAAATACAGTAGCATAATGACGTCTAACACTATTGCTGTCACACGTAACAAAGTGACCTTTGAACTTATTTCTTGCATGAGAAGTTCCCTCCTTTCTTCGTTACATTACTGGTTTTAATTTGCAGCCACGCCTTTATCACCTTTGCCATAGCTTTCTGCTTGACGCCTGTCATCTTATTGTAATTTGTATTGATGTAAGATAAGAAAGTTTTATCACAAGAGCATTTATGCCTACCTTTGTTCTCATAACAAACATCGTGATTTTTGCACCCTTTATCAAGTAAATCGATTGGCGTACCTGAGCCATAATAAGGACCACACCAATTCCCATATACCGGGAAAGCTATTGCTTTCTTTTGAGCAGCAGCCATGCTCTGGCTTGACCCTCGTATTGTTATTTTTTCGTTGTCGTTTGACTGGCTTAATCCAAACGCATATACCTGATCGGCTAAATCAAGTTGCTTTCCACTTACCCCATCTTGGAGTGCGGCGTCTCTATCGTATATTACGTTACCGTCATCTTTAACTACAAAATACTTCTGGATATTGCTCACTTCTTTATCGAGCTCGCGTAATTCATTGGTACTCATCGCATTTACGATTGAATGCGTCGGTGCAACAACAACACCAACAATTATTAATACTGCTATGATTTTTTGAATCCTGTTCCGCATGGACATATTTACCTCCTTTCCTCACTTTCTATAAACTTCTTGAATTTTTCCTTGTATTGTTTGGAATTTATCTCATCATAACCAAATTGGACGGCTTGTCCTTTTTCAAACTTAACTATAGTAGGGATGCTATCAATTGATATTGAATCTAAATATTTCCTTTCTTCGTCAGTGATTTCATTCTTAAGTTTGACATAGTACATCCGATTGTTCGCATCACCTTCATAGTCAATATACAACTCACGAATATTGTTTATGCTCTCTCTGCAATCAATACAGTTGCTTCTTCCTATGTAATAGCAATTTCTATCATTAGGATTTTTGCTTGCTTCCTGAAGATCCATGACCGATTTCGTTTCAAATGATCCAGTTATGGCAACATAAGAACTTTCAGCAAAATAAGGCTCAACGATCGGATAAAAATACATTCCAACCTTTATAAGAACTATAGCTAAAAAAACCGCTATTATTTCGTTTTTCGTAAAGCTAATCCTCATAGTGCCCCTTTATTCGAATCTTTTCGCATAAGCCTTAAATGATATCTTCTTACCGTTTGTGTTGTATGCTGAAACAGTGTAGGCCAAATATACTCTTGTCCCCTGGCCATTCACCGTCCCATATCTCACTGCATCACTGCGAGTAATAGTCATGGTTTTTGCTTTTCCTGCCTGAACGGTCATTGAATGTATAGCAGTACTGCCTCCGATGGAACCCTTATATGCAGTAACGGTAATGGGGTTACTGCCGATATTTGTGATTTTCACAGTAGTATATGGCTTACTCCCTGTAGTAAGAAGGGAAACTGCCATTGAAAGAGACTTTTTAACGCTATATTCATTCTTGTATGATTTGTTCCACAAAACTGCAGTTCCTTTTGTCAGTAGCGCAACCTGATCCTCTGCAGTTAAGTCTGTCTTGTCTAGAGACAACTCGTTTAAAATGATTTGTTCTTCTTGCTTTGATAGCGATTGTATTTTTGCGCCTTTAACCTCATCCGATGCGAACACCAAAGAACTTTGTGAGCTTAATATACATACAGCCACCAAAGTGATTATTAATTTTTTCAAAATTCTCATCTCCCATTAGTTGTGCACTTTACTATTTTCTATATTATATAATATAAACTAACAGCATTATAATGTCAACCAATATTTACTTTTCCTAAATAGTATCTGTTCGGTAATTTGACAGTTTCAAACTACCGGCCACGTATCTTCACCGTTTTTCAAGGTGAAAATAAACTTTTCACTTCGGCAATATTGATTGTGCATATTATTTATAGTATAATACTCTAGGTTATACTGCGTGGGAGATTATATGGTACAAGAGCGAAATAACTTTAAATTGGGAACCGTGGAGATGCTAGTCCTATCTCTACTGTCACAAAAAGACCTGTACGGCTATGAGATTAGCTTACTGCTAAAAGATTTATCAGCGGGTTCTTTTGTTGTTCCAGAAGGAAGTCTCTACCCCATATTATACAAATTGGAAGATAAGAAACATATAACCTCACATTCCGTTCAAATTGGAAAAAGAAGAGTGAGGAAATATTACCATATTGAAGGTACTGGGATAGAAAGGCTTAATCAGCTTTTGTCTGAGTACCGTTTAATCGCTGATAGCATTGAATTGATTTTGGCTGCAAATCTTTTAGATGAGAAGGGGGATTAGTAATGCATGTTAACACAGAAGTTCAAAAATATATAAAACAAATACACTATCTTCTTCCCGCCTTCAACAAATCCGAGAGATTATTTTTATCAGATTTATCAGAACGAATATATGACTATTTAGATGACAACCCTAGTGCTGAAATTAAGGACATTGAGAACCAATTTGGCACTCCGCTGGAAATATCTCAAAGTTATATTTCCTCACTGGACACAGATGAGTTGCTCAATCGAATCTCTGCAAGAAAACTTTTACGTCGCGTTTTCATTATCATCACAATAAGCTTAATTCTAGGGCTCAGCATCTTTAGTGCCTTTACGTATAAGGCATATATACACTACAAAAACACCGTTATTACTGAAACTGAAACTGTTATTGATAAAGATTAGGGTTAACCCAAAATTGTAAAGGAGGGAGATCAATATTATTAAGCGAATCATGTTCATTGTTACACTGTGCGCACTTCTTTTCTGCACTTCTCTTACCGTCTTTGCAGATTCATCCGATTGCAAAGTCGAAACTGAGTATTTAAGCGATGGTAGCTATTACGAAACTGTCATAATCCAAGAATTAACACCTCTTATGGTTGACGCTGCGCCATCATTATCTAAATCAAAGACCATAACAGGTTCCAAAACAACGTACTATAAAAACTCTTCCGGAAAGGTCATGTGGTATGTCAAAGTGACAGGAATTTTCACATATGGAGGCGGAAGCGCAAAATGCACTAACGCCTCAGTTACTGCCGAATCAAAAAACAGTGCCTGGAAAGTATCCAACAAATCATCTTGGAAAACGAGCAATAAAGCTTTCGCTAAAGCAACTGGTACACACTATTTCAGTGGAATGCCAAAAGAATCCTTCACTCGCACCGTAACACTTATTTGTAGCGCGACAGGGAAGATGTCTTAACACTTTAAGATGCTGTATTGTAAAACTGGTATATACCATGGTGTATGCCAGTTTTACAACTAAAAAAAGAGCTACAAGTGAACTAACCCCCAAAAGATAGACCAAAACTGTAACTGAAGGAGGTCAGTTCACCATACAAGTTTCGTTATTAGTAGCATTTTTCACAATCCCAATGTAAATTGGGCGTTTTATCGCCCAATCAATATTTCGGAATTCCATATCCAAATATCTGCCTTCCACCTATCGGATAACTGCGTCTTCTGCAACTGTCGGAGCTGTTTCCCTCTATGGTGTAAACGGTTCTGCCATCGCATTTTTCCACCAGTCCCACGTGATCCGGGCTGCCGTCGCCGCCCCAGTCGAAGAAAATCAAATCACCGGCGCTTGGCTTGTAGCTTCTGTTCTGCCATTGGTGATGAGACTTGAACCAGCTTATGCCACTCCCGACGGCAGCGAATTTCGGTATTGTCCCGCTTTGAATATATCCGCACTGGTCTGCGCACCATGACACGAAGCAGGCGCACCATTCCACACGGCCATGAAAACCGTACCAGCTCCAGAATTTCCGGCCGCCTTTGTTACCGATCTGCCGGGTAGCGACGCTGACGATTTTGCCGTTGCCGATACCATAGTTGTAATTGCCGTATGGATAGTATCGAAGAACATGGGCAGGGTACTGCTTATCGCCATAGGATTTCCAGCCGTGCTTTTTCGCCTGCATGTCCGAGAAATCCGAAGCGTTCTCCACCGTGTATCCGCTGTCTCTGGCTATGGCCCAGGAAATATATCCGTTGCCGTAGTTGTACCCTTGCAGTGCGAGGCGGATCCGGTCCATGTCCATGGGGTTCTTGCATCTCGCCTCCTTCAGGGATGCAGCCAGTGCCTGAACACCGCACTGGATCGAATATTCCGGGTCCTTGATGCTGTTCGGAGAGTGGGGATACTTCTTGTTGTAGCCGCTTTCCGAGGCCTGCATGGGATCGGCTCCTCTGCCTCCGGACTCCTGCATCATCACGGCCTTAATCAGCTCCGTATATTCACCGATTCCGTATTGGCCGGCATATTTGGAAATCACAGCAGAATAGGCTTCTACCTCCGGGCTCACCGGCGTGTAGTTTGCCGAACTGTCATCCCCGAAGAAGTAAAACGCTGCTCCAAACAGGATGCAGACAAGCACTATCGCAAGGCAGACGATTCCTACGGCAGATAGTGTGGAGATCAGTGCTCTAGCACTTTGAACCAGATCCCTTAGCCGTCTTGCCGTCCTTTGCATCAACCTGCCGGTCCGCCTTCCTGCTCTTTTTCTAAGATAATAAGTCTGCACGGATCTCTTTCTTGAAGCCACTATCGTCCGATGCTTTGCAAACTCACGGATCGTCCTCTCTTTTCCTTTTGTTCTCGCAAGCTGACGGCTGTTGGCAAAGTTCCGGATGCTTTGCTCACGGCTGCCGGGATAAATCCGGAGGCTTCTCTGCCTGCCGGCGATCTGCTGTTTTTCTGCAAGCTGTCTTTTGCGGAAACGTATGAAGCCTTGGGTTCTGACCGAGGATTCAGGAACGCCAACCTGCGCCTGACCCACCGCATAGCGGATCTTTCCCGTCGTCAATGTGGCTGTTTTTTCCGCCATATATACCGCATCTGTTCCGGCATCCTGTGCCATTCCCGTGATCCGGTTCGATGCATACTCATCCGGAGATCTGCTGCTTCGGGTGCGGGGATCGTCGATTAGGTCCTTTGTTCTGGTCTGTACGTCTTTCAACCGGCAGGTCATGGCCGCTGCCCGGTCCAGTGACTTGATGGTTCCTTTCTGAACTTGCCGGGTCTTTATCTCAGGCATACATCGCTCCTCCTTTCAAAAAATATGAGGACCGAAGTCACCGGTCCTCATGTACGGGAGGGGATTCCTCCCGGCTTTTCCTACGATTTTTCACGCAGAGGCTTCAGATATTTTTCCACCAGAGCATCGAACTCTTCCTGGGATTTTGCCACTTCACGGATCTTCTCCAGAATGCGGAGCTCCTGATCGGTGAGCAGGTCAGATTCAGGAGAAGATGCTGCAGACGATTTACCAGGTGCAGGTTTCTGCGGCTCTTCCAGTCCTTCTCCCGGCTTGGTGGTCATCAGTTTGTACAGCTTCGTATTTTTCGGGAATTTATTCTCAAAAGGAACCAGAGATGAGCCCACCTTGATCAGGCCGTGTCCTGCTTCCACGTTTGTGATATATGAAAGCTGAAGATCGGAGATGTTCAGCAGACGGGCCAGCTCGATCCGGTCTGTGGCCGCCTGGTTCAGCATGACGATGAACTCGGAGTTTGAAAGCATGGTACGGGCCGTGTGAGACTGGAGAAGATCCAGCACGTTCTGTGTGATCCCGGTGCAGTAGGCGCCGTATTTCCGGACACGCTTCCACAGCTTGTACAGAAACTGGGCAGAATACTCGTGCATAAACAGAATATAGATCTCGTCAATGAATACGAATGTCTGCTTTCCTTTCTGCCGGTTTTCCGTAATGCGGTTCAGGATGGAGTCAAGGATCACCAGCATGCCGATGGCACGAAGCTGTTCTCCCAGCTCCAGAATGTCGTAGCAGATCAGTCGGTTTGAGGTATCCACGTTGGTCTGTCTTGCGAAGGTGTTGAGGGACCCTCTTGTAAAAAGTTCCAGCTCCAGCGCCAGAGACTGGGCCTCCGGTTCCTTCTGCTTCAGTAGCTCGTCCCGGAAGTCCGCAAGAGTCGGCGGCGTGCCCATATAGTTTCCCTGCTTGTAGTAGCGGTAGACGTTTTCCGTGCAGCGGTCGATGATGGACTGCTGTCCTTTGGCAAACTTGTGCCCGGCGATAATCTGCTCGCAGAGAGACTGGAGAAACTGGGACTTTTCGATGATCGGGTCCGTTTCTCCGTAATTGCTGCTCATGTCCATGGCATTGATGTGGTTCTGGGAGGTGGCGGAGATCTCAATGACAGATCCGCCCAGTGCCTTGATGAGAGGCGCATACTCACGCTCCGGATCCACAACGATAATGTCCGCATCAGTGGACAAAATGAGATTGGTGATCTCGTTCTTTGCCGTAAAGGACTTTCCTGACCCGGAGACTCCCAGGATAAAAGAATTGCCGTTCAGTAGTTTTCTCCTGTCTGCGATCATCATGTTCTTGCTGATGACGTTCTGGCCATAGTAGATTCCGTTTTTGTCATAGACCTCCTGAACCCTGAATGGCATGAAGACTGCAAGGGACTCTGTGGTCAGAGTACGGAATGCGTCAATCTTCCGGACTCCGAAGGGCAGGGCAGTCTGCAGTC
Protein-coding sequences here:
- a CDS encoding phospholipase A2 family protein, with amino-acid sequence MSMRNRIQKIIAVLIIVGVVVAPTHSIVNAMSTNELRELDKEVSNIQKYFVVKDDGNVIYDRDAALQDGVSGKQLDLADQVYAFGLSQSNDNEKITIRGSSQSMAAAQKKAIAFPVYGNWCGPYYGSGTPIDLLDKGCKNHDVCYENKGRHKCSCDKTFLSYINTNYNKMTGVKQKAMAKVIKAWLQIKTSNVTKKGGNFSCKK
- a CDS encoding PadR family transcriptional regulator — its product is MVQERNNFKLGTVEMLVLSLLSQKDLYGYEISLLLKDLSAGSFVVPEGSLYPILYKLEDKKHITSHSVQIGKRRVRKYYHIEGTGIERLNQLLSEYRLIADSIELILAANLLDEKGD
- a CDS encoding DUF6120 family protein; protein product: MHVNTEVQKYIKQIHYLLPAFNKSERLFLSDLSERIYDYLDDNPSAEIKDIENQFGTPLEISQSYISSLDTDELLNRISARKLLRRVFIIITISLILGLSIFSAFTYKAYIHYKNTVITETETVIDKD
- a CDS encoding lysozyme family protein, which encodes MPEIKTRQVQKGTIKSLDRAAAMTCRLKDVQTRTKDLIDDPRTRSSRSPDEYASNRITGMAQDAGTDAVYMAEKTATLTTGKIRYAVGQAQVGVPESSVRTQGFIRFRKRQLAEKQQIAGRQRSLRIYPGSREQSIRNFANSRQLARTKGKERTIREFAKHRTIVASRKRSVQTYYLRKRAGRRTGRLMQRTARRLRDLVQSARALISTLSAVGIVCLAIVLVCILFGAAFYFFGDDSSANYTPVSPEVEAYSAVISKYAGQYGIGEYTELIKAVMMQESGGRGADPMQASESGYNKKYPHSPNSIKDPEYSIQCGVQALAASLKEARCKNPMDMDRIRLALQGYNYGNGYISWAIARDSGYTVENASDFSDMQAKKHGWKSYGDKQYPAHVLRYYPYGNYNYGIGNGKIVSVATRQIGNKGGRKFWSWYGFHGRVEWCACFVSWCADQCGYIQSGTIPKFAAVGSGISWFKSHHQWQNRSYKPSAGDLIFFDWGGDGSPDHVGLVEKCDGRTVYTIEGNSSDSCRRRSYPIGGRQIFGYGIPKY